Within Spinacia oleracea cultivar Varoflay chromosome 4, BTI_SOV_V1, whole genome shotgun sequence, the genomic segment TTCTTTGAGTAGGATTGGCAGTGTTATTGGAGTTCCCTTGTTTGCAGATGAATGTACCACACAGCAGTTGAGAATATCCtttgctagggttttggttgAAGTGGATGTGACTAACCCTCTCCCTAGTTCCATCACTATTGCTAATCCATCTGGTCAGGAATTTGAACAAACTGTTACTTATGATTGGAAACCAGACTACTGCATGAAGTGTTGCCTGGTGGGACACAATTGTGAGACTTCTGCTAAGAAAGTCAACAATGTTAGACCCCCTGAGAAGAAGGTAGTGAAGAAGTGGGTTCCTAAAAAAGTTCAGCAAGCACCACACCAAGATAtgaaccaacaacaacaacaacttcaCCAGACCACTCCTGTTGGCACCTCTGTTGTTGTTCACTCTGATGATGATGCAGGGTGGAAAATTGATGCTAGAAGAACTAAACACAGGGAAGCTCAACAAGTGAGGACAATTACCCCAATTCAAAATTCATTCAGAACATGGTGGCATAGAAGTTGT encodes:
- the LOC110786918 gene encoding uncharacterized protein → MFVLGETPTIASVLKFIAKEWSQVATPKVFLHDEGYFVIRFCSLEDRNSILYAGPQYFYGKPAIIKQWSSHFSFQKEVLKVIPLWVTFPNLPLNCWREDSLSRIGSVIGVPLFADECTTQQLRISFARVLVEVDVTNPLPSSITIANPSGQEFEQTVTYDWKPDYCMKCCLVGHNCETSAKKVNNVRPPEKKVVKKWVPKKVQQAPHQDMNQQQQQLHQTTPVGTSVVVHSDDDAGWKIDARRTKHREAQQVRTITPIQNSFRTWWHRSCR